From Elephas maximus indicus isolate mEleMax1 chromosome 1, mEleMax1 primary haplotype, whole genome shotgun sequence, a single genomic window includes:
- the LOC126077678 gene encoding olfactory receptor 2W1-like, translating into MGQNNDSSLNSFVLLGFSDHPKLEMVLSGVVTIFYLITLVGNTAIILACLLDSHLHTPMYFFLRNLSFLDLCFTTSIIPQMLVNLWGPNKTITFVGCVIQLYVYMWLGSIECLLLAVMSYDRFIAICKPLHYLVIMNPHLCLKMIIMVWGISLGCSLALCSLTLNLPRCGNTTLNHFLCELPAMIKIACVDTTVVEMSVFALGIIFVLTPLFLILISYGYIARAVLRMKSKAGQRKAINTCGSHLTVVSIFYGTIIYMYLRPGNSTSKDQGKFLTLFYTIITPSLNPLIYTLRNKDMKDALKKLIRVDYESAKIKRNWKS; encoded by the coding sequence ATGGGCCAAAACAATGATAGTTCTCTAAATAGTTTTGTTCTGCTTGGCTTCTCTGATCATCCCAAACTGGAAATGGTCCTGTCAGGAGTTGTCACCATCTTCTACTTAATTACATTGGTGGGTAACACAGCCATCATTCTTGCATGTCTCCTGGATTCCCATCTGCACACAccaatgtattttttcctcaggAATTTATCTTTCCTAGATCTGTGTTTCACCACCAGCATTATACCCCAGATGCTTGTCAACTTGTGGGGGCCTAATAAGACCATCACCTTTGTGGGCTGTGTCATTCAACTCTATGTTTATATGTGGTTGGGCTCCATTGAGTGCCTTCTCCTGGCTGTTATGTCCTATGATCGTTTTATAGCTATTTGTAAACCCTTGCATTATTTGGTAATCATGAATCCACACCTATGCCTCAAGATGATTATCATGGTATGGGGTATTAGCTTGGGCTGTTCTCTAGCATTATGTTCACTTACCCTGAATTTACCTAGATGTGGAAACACAACTTTAAATCATTTCTTGTGTGAATTGCCAGCTATGATCAAGATAGCATGTGTAGACACAACAGTAGTTGAAATGTCTGTTTTTGCTTTAGGCATTATCTTTGTCCTTACACCCCTCTTCCTTATTCTTATATCCTATGGTTACATTGCTCGAGCTGTGCTAAGAATGAAGTCAAAAGCAGGCCAGCGAAAAGCAATTAATACCTGTGGATCTCATCTTACTGTGGTGTCCATCTTTTATGGAACTATCATCTACATGTACCTACGGCCAGGTAACAGTACCTCTAAAGACCAAGGCAAGTTCCTCACTCTCTTTTACACCATCATCACTCCAAGTCTCAACCCCCTCATCTACACCTTGAGGAATAAGGACATGAAGGATGCACTGAAGAAACTCATAAGGGTTGACTATGAATCTGCAAAAATAAAGAGGAATTGGAAATCATAg